A single uncultured Methanolobus sp. DNA region contains:
- a CDS encoding PGF-pre-PGF domain-containing protein, producing the protein MSTTSDDWGSYFKLTSDITLVGNHTPIGNSSIKFTGDFDGDGYTISNLTIYETTSFAGFFGRTNTGANIHDLGIETSSDGVDSTDSYVAGLVAELCGTVSNCSFSGTVTGGTGSYVGGLIGDINGGNISDCFATGTVSSDANYAGGLAGDLYMGYADNCYANVTVTSSYDGGYASVGGLFGENYGYVSNCYATGDVSCTGTGIAVGGLFGSNAGTVSNCYATGNVSGNDMVGGLIGYTNGWLTGNVINSFATGTASTTASGSDIGGLVGYNNGGTVTNSYYSGTPASGEGTQSSYANFTSFAFVSGASGLNWNASSDIISTDYNLSFVWKIDEGSTLPYFQYQITYVGSGSDCDYTTIQAAVNAAYEGDTIVVTDGTYNENVDVDKSVTIRSQNGAESTIIQALSASDNVFSVTANNVTINGFTVTGATDMPYAGINLEGNSNCTIINNIASNNKYGIYLYISENNTLTNNTASSNDNDGIFMRLSSNNTLINNICRNNWDGINLLDSENNTLTNNTGNDSHNGICISSSTYNTLTGNVVGNDTYGIYMYNSTYNTLTGNVAEDNDHYSIYMQESTYNTLTGNVADDANNGIYMSYSTYNTLTNNTASNNSYGIYLGYSSSNNLTGNIMSLNTYNLEVRGASLGDYYNDLDTTNLVSGSPVYYLTNSSNETIPANAGTVYLINCTNMSVRDITFTNESYGIYLYETDNSTIENITTSGCKYDIYFKSSPDCEIDMLKLLDDSAILSFVTDSVETEIRSTECDLTLSGKEAMTDGYIYIDRTGTFNVTFAYNDTGISSSVESSVNLYYFNFGTGTWEEVANTILDTTSNTVSVNLPESGQFFALFRDPNSEATTTSSSSGTRASVSQGQDPAIVGASASAVKRITGDSEVDYDFSDSGTPVLGISFDATKDKGLVVAKVQVLSSNPDGVPSPSGRSYQMLSIDVGSEGTISSDSAENIMIRFKVSKQWIEENNIDISTIRMTRYHGEQWNDLPTYQEREEDGYIYFYAETPGFSIFEVVGDEKSAISEQVPVSTPVTEEFEEPVAEEETSSTPGFTAIAGIVFVSLAVLLRRK; encoded by the coding sequence TTGTCAACAACGTCTGATGATTGGGGAAGTTACTTCAAACTAACAAGTGACATTACCCTTGTGGGCAATCACACTCCGATTGGTAATTCCAGTATTAAGTTCACAGGTGATTTTGACGGAGACGGATATACAATAAGTAACCTGACCATTTATGAGACTACTTCCTTTGCCGGATTCTTCGGTCGTACTAATACAGGTGCTAATATCCACGACCTTGGAATAGAAACAAGTTCTGATGGTGTTGATTCAACAGATTCTTATGTCGCCGGTCTTGTCGCTGAACTTTGTGGCACTGTTAGCAACTGTTCTTTCAGTGGCACTGTTACCGGAGGCACTGGTTCTTATGTCGGCGGTCTTATCGGCGATATAAATGGTGGTAATATTAGTGATTGTTTTGCTACAGGTACTGTCTCCAGTGATGCTAATTATGCCGGCGGTCTTGCTGGTGATCTATACATGGGTTATGCAGACAATTGTTATGCCAATGTCACTGTTACAAGTAGTTATGATGGTGGTTATGCCTCTGTTGGCGGCCTTTTCGGAGAGAATTATGGCTATGTTAGCAATTGTTATGCCACTGGTGATGTCTCCTGTACAGGTACTGGTATTGCTGTCGGTGGTCTTTTTGGGAGTAATGCCGGTACTGTAAGCAACTGTTATGCCACCGGTAATGTCTCAGGTAACGATATGGTCGGTGGTCTTATCGGGTATACCAATGGCTGGTTAACAGGCAATGTGATCAACAGTTTCGCTACTGGTACAGCTAGCACTACTGCCTCTGGCTCAGATATAGGCGGTCTTGTCGGCTATAATAACGGCGGCACTGTGACTAACAGTTATTATTCCGGCACTCCGGCTAGTGGTGAGGGTACTCAGTCTTCTTATGCTAACTTCACCAGTTTTGCCTTTGTTTCGGGAGCTTCAGGTCTTAATTGGAATGCAAGCAGTGACATCATTTCAACAGATTACAATTTAAGTTTCGTCTGGAAAATAGACGAAGGTTCTACTCTTCCGTATTTCCAGTATCAGATTACATATGTTGGAAGCGGCTCTGATTGTGATTACACAACCATCCAGGCTGCAGTAAATGCTGCATATGAGGGCGACACTATCGTTGTAACTGATGGAACTTACAATGAAAATGTGGATGTTGACAAGAGTGTCACAATTCGTTCTCAGAATGGTGCAGAAAGCACAATTATTCAGGCTTTATCTGCAAGTGATAATGTGTTTTCTGTAACTGCCAACAATGTAACGATAAATGGATTTACTGTTACAGGTGCAACAGATATGCCTTACGCTGGCATAAACCTTGAAGGGAATTCGAACTGTACCATTATAAATAATATTGCCAGTAACAACAAATATGGTATTTACCTGTATATTTCTGAAAATAACACTCTGACCAATAATACTGCTAGCAGCAATGATAATGATGGTATTTTCATGAGATTATCTTCAAATAATACGCTTATCAACAATATTTGCCGTAATAATTGGGATGGTATTAACCTGCTAGATTCTGAAAATAATACTCTGACCAATAATACTGGAAATGATAGTCACAATGGTATTTGCATATCTAGCTCTACTTATAATACGCTGACAGGTAATGTTGTTGGTAATGACACTTACGGTATTTACATGTATAACTCTACTTATAATACGCTGACAGGTAATGTTGCTGAAGATAACGATCACTACAGTATTTACATGCAAGAATCTACTTATAATACGCTGACAGGTAATGTTGCAGATGATGCCAATAACGGTATTTACATGTCTTACTCTACTTATAATACACTGACCAACAATACTGCCAGTAATAATTCTTATGGTATTTACCTGGGGTATTCAAGTTCAAACAACCTGACAGGCAACATAATGTCATTGAACACCTATAATCTTGAAGTGAGAGGTGCTTCATTGGGCGATTACTATAATGATTTAGACACAACTAATTTAGTAAGTGGAAGTCCTGTTTACTACCTGACAAACAGTTCAAATGAAACCATTCCTGCAAATGCAGGTACTGTATATTTGATTAATTGTACCAATATGTCTGTGAGGGATATTACTTTCACAAATGAAAGCTATGGAATCTATCTTTATGAAACAGACAATTCAACTATCGAGAATATCACAACATCCGGATGCAAGTATGATATTTACTTCAAATCATCTCCTGACTGTGAAATAGATATGCTGAAACTGCTTGATGATTCAGCAATTCTATCTTTTGTCACAGATTCAGTAGAAACCGAAATAAGATCAACTGAATGTGACCTTACTCTTTCAGGGAAAGAGGCTATGACAGACGGTTATATATATATCGACAGGACAGGAACTTTCAATGTTACATTCGCCTATAATGACACGGGTATAAGCAGTTCGGTTGAGTCATCTGTAAACCTTTATTATTTCAATTTCGGCACCGGTACCTGGGAAGAAGTAGCGAACACCATACTTGACACGACCAGTAATACCGTATCAGTAAATCTTCCTGAATCCGGGCAATTTTTTGCTCTTTTCAGAGATCCAAACTCTGAAGCTACCACCACTAGCAGCAGTTCAGGAACCCGTGCATCTGTAAGTCAGGGACAGGATCCAGCAATTGTAGGTGCATCCGCCTCTGCTGTAAAGCGCATAACAGGTGACTCCGAAGTAGATTATGACTTCTCGGACAGCGGTACTCCTGTACTTGGTATCAGTTTTGATGCTACAAAGGACAAAGGTCTTGTAGTTGCCAAAGTCCAGGTTCTTTCAAGCAACCCTGATGGTGTGCCTTCTCCATCAGGCAGATCTTACCAGATGCTGAGTATTGATGTCGGAAGCGAGGGAACGATCTCTTCGGATTCTGCTGAGAATATCATGATACGTTTCAAGGTAAGCAAGCAATGGATAGAAGAGAA
- a CDS encoding GLUG motif-containing protein, whose amino-acid sequence MAGLQKIHIILALFMCILLSTGTVSAATYSGGSGTSDDPYLLSNDSDIDTLSTTSDDWGSYFKLTQDIALVGNHTPIGNSGTQFTGDFDGDGYSITNLTVYQTTDHAGFFGKIDAGANIHDIGIESSSNGVVSTGWYVGGLVGQVYNGSVSNSSATGIVTGYNNVGGLIGQFVTSGSVSNCSANVTVTGYNNVGGLVGTTTGLISNSFATGNVTGSGLSVGGLVGAQLGSAVINCFATGTADGDSYVGGLVGRNTSTVTNSYYSGSPDNSIGTPTSYDNFTSFAFVSGASGLNWNAGGTQDVITTEANSSFIWKIEDGSTLPYFQYQYVPYSGGSGTVDDPYLLSTDSDIDTLSATPAYWNSYFRLTQNITLAGNHTPIGKTSPYFTGDFDGNGYAIQNMTVYSSGFVGFFGFISASGNIHELGVEASSDGVISTSGNYAGVLAGANTGTVSDCSATGNVTSSGDIVGGLVGTNENPGSINTCSATGNVTSSGGYVGGLVGFNAVTISNCYATGTATGSSHVGGLVGSNEGTGSINNCSATGNVTSSGDYVGGLVGHNAVTISNCYATGTITQDIMGENMYAGGLAAYNSGTIGNSYATGNVTGGYGVGGFIGCAYGGTVTNSFATGSTTAAFGQGGAFVGYDNDGTMNNCYNSGSPEETITGLTSTSYSNFMDFAFVSGATGLNWNENGDVITTEADSSFIWRIDDGSSLPYLQDQDAVDTPYSSGSGTVDDPYLLSTDSDIDELSATPANWSSYFQLTQDITLVGNHTPIGSLSTQFTGDFDGNGYSITNLTVYQTTDRVGFFGYAGSASNIHDLEIVTSSEGVVSTGNNVGALIGVTVGTVNNCSVTGNVAGASYIGGLAGYSDAAISNSYAAVDVTGSSNYVGGLVGRNNGVSGNVTNCYTTGNATGANIVGCLVGFNGGTVTSSFATGTAAADGSTVGGLIGDNTWGTTSNNWYSGSPADSSATSNTASAFMDFSFVSGATGLNWNGSGNIITTENDSSFIWRITDAYTLPYFQYQNVPYSSGSGTADDPYLLSTDSDIDTLSATSADWDKYFLLTQNITLAGNHTPIGNSGTQFTGDFDGNGYSITNLTVYQTTNYAGLFGYTNTGANIHDLGVETSSEGVVSTASYVGGILGENGGNGIVNNCSVTGNVSGSQYVGGLVGENSGGATVTNCFVTCNVSGSSNYIGGLAGYNRRTVSNCSANSTVTGLTEVGGLIGESNAAVLNCYANGDVTASGNNAGGLVGKNWDQITNCYATGNVSGSQYVGGLVGFNLWYIDNSFATGTATGSLRVGGLAGDNDGGTVTRGFYSGTPVNGIGSSTSYSNFMSFTYVSGPTGLNWNVGGTQDVITTEDDPNYVWKIIDGYTLPYHQYQEDPISFAIPGTPENFTNTTGNFWVNHSWNAGAGDLTDSYNVSYGESWLNGTTNTYFNHTGLSAHAWSNITVYAYNATDSILSDGVSDNVQVPNNEIGILNVSNITGSEGDTITFDINFTDVDGDTPTFNCNQSSLLDNFNTSTGVGSWDIGFSDAGTYSVEFNVSDGYGSVDSQVMTITVSDASTIYVGSGQDDDFTTIQAAINDASQGDTIIVGDGTYNENVVVNKSVTLRSENGAASTNVNASDSSEHAFNVTVNNVTIDGFNVTGVTDFEMAGIYLGYSNNSIVTNNIVNDNSFGIVLDHSENNTLSNNIANDNSYCGLYLYYSSHNTLDDNDIYNNEYGIRLYTSSDYNTLTDNDAMNNTYGMYFSSSDNNTLTGNTASYNDRYGMYFSSSDNNTLTDNVASYNIYNIEPASISLDSVIEPMDIESTAATGIYLVYSDNNVLTGNVANYNEGGSLVMYSINPNAISPNSEAASIYSCGFSLYNSDNTTLTGNTAIGNEEYAFYSRSSSNCTVDNLETDTGSMELSFVPTYETAIRSNETISTVPSGKANVNGYLDIGFVEDLNMTIFYDDSGMSSSIESSISLYELDGNEWVIVPNATLNTSGNFVSVDLESGIHIEVASIEEYTTTYGLFRTVPSSSSSSSSSGTRASVSQGQDPTIVSQSASSVKRVTGGSEVEYDFSDSGTPVLGVSFEAKTDEGLVVAKVQVLSGNPEGVPSPAGKSYQMLSIDVGSEGTISSGSSADNIQIRFKVSKQWIEENNIDISTIRMTRFHGEQWNDLPTYQEREEDGYIYFYAETPGFSVFNVVGDEIGSTPAETVETSTSVTEEVEEPVEEDETPDTPGFTVLAGIVFVSLAFLVNRKMKSE is encoded by the coding sequence TTCTGCCACTGGCATTGTCACTGGTTATAATAATGTAGGTGGTCTTATTGGGCAGTTCGTAACTAGTGGTTCTGTTAGTAACTGTTCTGCCAATGTTACTGTCACTGGTTATAATAATGTCGGCGGTCTTGTCGGAACAACTACAGGCTTAATCAGCAACAGTTTTGCCACTGGTAATGTCACTGGTTCTGGTCTGAGTGTCGGAGGTCTTGTTGGTGCTCAATTGGGCAGTGCTGTTATCAACTGTTTTGCTACTGGTACTGCAGATGGTGATTCGTATGTTGGCGGTCTTGTTGGTCGTAATACCAGTACTGTAACCAACAGTTATTATTCCGGCAGTCCAGACAATAGTATTGGTACTCCTACTTCCTATGACAACTTCACCAGTTTTGCCTTCGTTTCAGGAGCTTCAGGTCTTAACTGGAATGCTGGTGGTACACAGGACGTAATCACAACAGAAGCCAATTCCAGTTTCATCTGGAAAATAGAGGATGGTTCAACTCTTCCATACTTCCAGTATCAGTATGTTCCTTACTCAGGAGGTAGTGGTACAGTCGATGACCCTTACCTTCTTTCAACTGACAGCGACATTGACACACTGTCAGCAACTCCTGCTTACTGGAACAGTTACTTCCGGTTGACACAGAACATCACACTTGCAGGAAATCACACCCCAATTGGTAAAACTTCACCTTACTTCACAGGTGACTTTGACGGAAACGGATATGCAATACAAAATATGACTGTATATAGTAGCGGTTTTGTCGGATTCTTCGGTTTCATATCTGCTAGCGGTAACATCCATGAACTTGGAGTAGAGGCAAGCTCAGACGGTGTTATTTCAACATCAGGTAATTATGCTGGTGTTCTTGCCGGAGCGAATACAGGCACGGTTAGTGACTGTTCTGCCACAGGCAATGTCACCAGTTCTGGCGATATTGTCGGTGGTCTTGTAGGAACGAATGAAAATCCCGGCAGTATAAACACCTGTTCTGCCACAGGCAATGTCACCAGTTCTGGAGGTTATGTCGGTGGTCTTGTTGGCTTTAATGCTGTTACTATAAGCAACTGTTATGCCACAGGCACTGCAACTGGTTCATCGCATGTCGGTGGTCTTGTAGGATCGAATGAAGGTACCGGTAGTATAAACAACTGTTCTGCCACAGGCAATGTCACCAGTTCAGGTGATTATGTCGGTGGTCTTGTTGGCCATAATGCTGTTACTATAAGTAACTGTTATGCCACTGGTACTATCACTCAAGATATAATGGGAGAAAATATGTATGCGGGCGGTCTTGCCGCTTATAATTCTGGTACTATTGGCAACAGTTATGCCACTGGCAATGTCACTGGAGGATATGGGGTTGGTGGTTTTATAGGCTGTGCATATGGAGGTACTGTAACCAACTCATTTGCCACAGGTTCTACTACAGCCGCCTTTGGTCAGGGCGGTGCTTTTGTAGGTTATGACAATGATGGTACTATGAACAACTGTTATAATTCCGGCAGTCCAGAGGAAACTATTACTGGTCTTACTTCTACTTCCTATTCCAATTTCATGGATTTCGCCTTCGTTTCAGGAGCAACAGGCCTTAACTGGAATGAAAACGGTGACGTGATCACAACAGAAGCAGATTCAAGTTTCATCTGGAGAATAGATGATGGTTCCAGTCTTCCATACTTACAGGACCAGGATGCAGTGGATACTCCATACTCCAGCGGTAGTGGTACAGTTGATGATCCGTACCTGCTTTCAACTGACAGCGACATTGATGAACTTTCAGCAACTCCTGCTAACTGGAGCAGTTACTTCCAACTGACACAGGATATCACACTTGTGGGTAATCACACTCCGATTGGCAGTTTAAGTACACAGTTCACAGGTGATTTTGACGGAAATGGATATTCAATAACTAACCTGACCGTTTATCAGACCACTGATCGTGTTGGATTCTTTGGATATGCAGGTTCCGCTTCTAACATCCATGATCTTGAAATTGTGACAAGCTCAGAAGGTGTTGTTTCAACAGGAAACAATGTTGGAGCTCTTATCGGGGTAACTGTCGGTACTGTAAACAACTGTTCTGTCACCGGTAATGTTGCTGGTGCTTCTTACATTGGTGGTCTGGCAGGTTACAGCGATGCTGCAATAAGTAATAGTTATGCAGCAGTTGATGTAACTGGCAGCAGTAATTATGTTGGTGGTCTTGTCGGAAGAAATAACGGTGTAAGCGGAAACGTGACTAACTGTTATACTACGGGCAATGCCACAGGTGCCAATATTGTGGGCTGTCTTGTCGGGTTTAATGGAGGCACAGTGACAAGCAGTTTTGCCACCGGTACTGCTGCTGCCGATGGTTCTACCGTTGGTGGTCTGATAGGAGATAATACCTGGGGTACAACATCCAACAATTGGTACTCCGGCAGTCCGGCTGATAGTTCCGCTACATCTAATACTGCATCTGCCTTCATGGATTTCTCTTTCGTATCAGGAGCAACAGGCCTTAACTGGAATGGAAGTGGAAACATTATCACAACAGAAAATGATTCAAGTTTCATCTGGAGAATAACAGATGCTTATACTCTTCCATATTTCCAGTATCAGAATGTTCCATACTCCAGTGGTAGCGGTACAGCTGATGATCCATATCTGCTTTCAACCGACAGCGACATTGACACACTGTCAGCAACTTCTGCCGACTGGGATAAATACTTCCTGCTGACACAGAACATCACACTTGCAGGAAATCACACTCCTATCGGTAATTCCGGTACTCAGTTCACAGGTGACTTTGACGGAAATGGATATTCAATAACTAACCTGACCGTTTATCAGACTACTAACTATGCTGGTCTCTTTGGTTATACTAATACCGGTGCAAATATCCATGATCTTGGAGTAGAAACAAGCTCAGAAGGTGTTGTTTCAACAGCATCTTATGTAGGAGGTATTTTAGGAGAAAATGGCGGTAATGGCATAGTTAACAACTGTTCAGTAACAGGTAATGTCAGTGGTTCTCAGTATGTCGGTGGTCTTGTAGGTGAAAACAGTGGAGGTGCTACTGTGACCAACTGTTTTGTCACCTGTAATGTTAGCGGCTCTTCTAACTATATCGGTGGTCTTGCAGGTTATAATCGTAGAACTGTCAGCAACTGTTCTGCCAATAGTACCGTTACTGGCTTAACTGAAGTTGGTGGTCTTATCGGCGAAAGTAACGCTGCTGTTCTCAACTGTTATGCTAATGGTGATGTCACCGCTTCTGGTAATAATGCCGGTGGTCTTGTAGGGAAGAATTGGGATCAGATCACCAACTGTTATGCCACTGGTAATGTTAGTGGTTCTCAGTATGTCGGTGGTCTTGTAGGTTTTAATCTCTGGTATATTGACAATAGTTTTGCCACAGGCACTGCCACAGGTTCATTGCGTGTCGGTGGTCTTGCAGGGGATAATGATGGTGGCACTGTGACCAGAGGTTTTTATTCAGGCACACCGGTTAATGGTATAGGTAGTTCTACTTCCTATTCTAACTTCATGAGTTTCACCTATGTTTCAGGACCGACAGGTCTGAACTGGAATGTCGGCGGTACACAGGATGTGATCACAACAGAAGACGATCCAAACTATGTATGGAAAATAATAGATGGATATACTCTTCCATACCATCAGTATCAGGAAGACCCCATTTCATTTGCTATACCGGGAACACCTGAAAATTTCACAAACACAACCGGTAATTTCTGGGTGAACCATAGCTGGAATGCAGGTGCAGGAGATCTGACCGATTCCTACAATGTGAGTTATGGAGAAAGCTGGCTGAACGGAACAACAAACACTTATTTCAATCATACCGGACTCTCAGCTCACGCATGGTCCAACATAACAGTCTATGCATACAATGCCACAGACTCCATACTTTCAGATGGTGTCAGTGACAATGTCCAGGTCCCGAACAACGAGATAGGTATTCTCAATGTAAGCAACATTACAGGCAGTGAAGGCGACACTATCACCTTTGATATCAACTTCACAGATGTCGATGGCGATACTCCGACATTTAATTGTAACCAGAGTTCACTGCTTGATAACTTCAACACCAGCACAGGTGTTGGCTCATGGGACATTGGATTCAGTGATGCAGGAACCTACTCTGTTGAATTCAATGTAAGTGACGGATACGGTTCAGTTGATTCTCAGGTAATGACAATTACTGTATCAGACGCATCAACGATCTATGTTGGAAGTGGTCAGGATGATGACTTTACAACAATTCAGGCTGCAATTAATGATGCAAGCCAGGGAGATACTATCATTGTAGGTGATGGAACTTACAATGAGAATGTTGTTGTTAACAAGAGTGTTACACTTCGTTCAGAGAACGGTGCAGCAAGCACTAATGTAAATGCAAGCGATTCATCAGAACACGCATTTAATGTAACAGTAAATAATGTGACAATAGATGGTTTCAACGTAACAGGTGTAACTGACTTTGAAATGGCCGGTATTTACCTTGGTTATTCAAATAACAGTATAGTAACAAACAATATTGTTAATGACAATAGCTTCGGTATTGTTCTTGATCATTCAGAAAACAATACATTAAGCAACAACATTGCTAATGACAATAGTTACTGTGGTCTTTATTTGTATTATTCAAGTCACAATACATTAGATGATAACGATATTTACAATAATGAATATGGAATTCGTCTGTACACCTCAAGTGACTACAATACCCTGACAGATAATGATGCAATGAACAATACTTACGGAATGTATTTTAGTTCATCAGACAACAATACGCTGACAGGTAATACTGCCAGTTACAATGATCGGTACGGGATGTATTTCAGTTCATCAGATAACAATACCCTGACAGACAATGTTGCCAGTTACAACATCTATAATATTGAACCAGCTTCAATATCTCTCGATTCCGTGATAGAACCAATGGATATTGAAAGTACAGCTGCTACGGGTATCTATCTCGTTTACTCTGACAACAATGTTCTGACAGGTAACGTTGCCAATTATAATGAAGGCGGCAGTTTGGTCATGTACTCTATCAATCCAAATGCAATTTCTCCAAATTCGGAGGCTGCTTCCATTTATTCCTGTGGATTCTCTCTCTATAATTCGGATAATACCACCCTGACAGGTAATACTGCAATAGGAAACGAGGAATATGCCTTCTATTCCAGGTCATCTTCGAATTGTACTGTTGATAATCTGGAGACAGATACCGGTTCCATGGAACTTTCCTTTGTACCGACCTATGAAACTGCAATAAGAAGCAACGAAACAATCTCCACTGTTCCTTCAGGTAAAGCAAATGTAAATGGCTATCTGGATATTGGTTTCGTTGAAGATCTGAATATGACTATCTTCTATGACGATTCAGGTATGAGCAGTTCTATTGAATCATCAATATCCCTTTATGAACTGGATGGTAATGAATGGGTTATCGTTCCGAATGCAACACTGAACACATCAGGTAATTTTGTATCTGTAGATCTTGAATCTGGTATCCATATTGAAGTTGCTTCAATTGAGGAATACACAACTACATACGGACTCTTCAGGACTGTTCCAAGTTCCAGCAGCAGTTCAAGCAGTTCAGGAACCCGTGCATCGGTCAGTCAGGGACAGGATCCAACTATCGTATCACAGTCTGCTTCATCTGTCAAGCGTGTAACCGGTGGCTCTGAAGTTGAATATGATTTCTCCGATAGTGGAACTCCTGTTCTTGGAGTAAGCTTTGAAGCAAAGACTGATGAAGGTCTGGTAGTCGCCAAGGTTCAGGTGCTTTCCGGCAATCCGGAAGGAGTTCCATCTCCAGCAGGAAAGTCATACCAGATGCTGAGCATCGATGTTGGAAGTGAAGGAACTATTTCCTCAGGTAGCAGTGCAGACAACATCCAGATCCGCTTCAAGGTGAGCAAACAGTGGATAGAGGAAAATAACATTGATATTTCCACAATTCGCATGACGAGATTCCATGGTGAACAGTGGAATGATCTTCCAACATACCAGGAAAGAGAAGAAGACGGTTACATCTACTTCTACGCTGAGACTCCGGGATTCTCAGTCTTCAATGTTGTAGGTGATGAGATTGGCAGTACTCCTGCAGAAACAGTTGAAACATCAACATCAGTGACTGAGGAAGTTGAGGAACCAGTAGAGGAAGACGAAACACCTGACACTCCGGGATTCACTGTTCTTGCAGGAATCGTGTTTGTTTCACTTGCTTTCCTTGTGAATAGGAAAATGAAGTCCGAATAA